From a region of the Terriglobia bacterium genome:
- a CDS encoding GMC family oxidoreductase: MTAPHRDEFDFDFIVIGSGFGGSVAAHRLTEKGYRVAVMEMGRRWEADDFPRTSWAIHRWFWRPKLGLRGFFNMRFFKHVTILHGCAVGGGSITFACTLLRPPDTIWDMGSWAGLSDWKAEMPRHYDSASRMLGVVPNSILGPADDLLKQAAGSLNLGHTFYRTSVSIFQPAEGDSGGKTVPDPFFGGEGRERTTCIACGGCMMGCRHGAKNSLDLNYLYLAEKHGARVYPETRVVDVCARNGVADGRDGYEVHTVCSTAWIRRNRRRFNCRGVVFSASSLGTMELLFHLKETGSLPAISDQLGRRVRTNSESLIGVRIPRSRQDLSQGVAIGSGLYIDQHTHIEAVRYPSGSDAMSLLATILTDGRPGPVRIALWIQNVAAALLRHPFKTLRLFQPWGWARESIILLCMQALEGHIDMRWGRPWFWPFTKSLVSRGDKVPTFIPQANQFAGHFARLTGGTAMSMLPEILFNVPGTAHCIGGCVIGDSRHTGVVDHRHRVYGYTNMYLCDGSVVAANLGVNPSLTITALAERAMSFIPAATETAWQDTAEDSRERAGNPGKTSSRDLLKNSTVPNWNRRKLSSMMSVRPVPKRNYDNGVLDVFIDGFIRPFIRRSTSGTAERGGSA; the protein is encoded by the coding sequence ATGACGGCTCCTCATCGTGACGAATTCGATTTCGACTTCATCGTCATTGGGTCCGGCTTCGGCGGCAGCGTGGCTGCGCACCGTCTCACGGAAAAGGGATATCGAGTCGCGGTCATGGAAATGGGGCGGCGCTGGGAGGCGGACGATTTTCCCCGCACCAGCTGGGCCATCCATCGTTGGTTCTGGCGCCCGAAACTGGGGCTGCGCGGCTTCTTCAACATGCGTTTCTTCAAGCACGTAACGATCCTGCACGGTTGCGCGGTCGGCGGCGGCTCCATCACCTTTGCCTGCACTCTGCTGCGGCCGCCGGACACGATCTGGGACATGGGCTCGTGGGCGGGGCTTTCGGATTGGAAGGCGGAGATGCCGCGGCATTACGACTCGGCTTCCCGGATGCTCGGCGTCGTGCCCAATTCGATCCTCGGCCCCGCCGACGATCTGCTGAAACAAGCCGCAGGATCGCTCAACCTCGGCCACACCTTCTATCGCACGAGCGTGTCCATCTTCCAGCCGGCCGAGGGAGACTCCGGCGGCAAGACCGTGCCGGACCCGTTCTTCGGAGGAGAAGGGAGGGAGCGAACGACGTGCATCGCCTGCGGCGGCTGCATGATGGGCTGTCGCCACGGCGCCAAGAACAGCCTGGACCTCAATTATCTGTACCTCGCCGAAAAGCATGGCGCGCGGGTGTACCCGGAGACCCGGGTGGTCGACGTGTGCGCGCGGAACGGTGTCGCGGACGGTCGCGATGGGTACGAGGTGCATACCGTCTGCTCGACGGCTTGGATACGCCGAAACCGGAGACGCTTCAACTGCCGCGGCGTCGTGTTTTCCGCATCGTCGCTCGGCACCATGGAACTGTTGTTCCATCTGAAGGAAACGGGCTCCTTGCCGGCGATCAGCGATCAGTTGGGCCGGCGCGTGCGGACGAATTCCGAATCGCTGATCGGCGTGCGGATCCCGCGGTCTCGCCAGGACCTCTCGCAAGGGGTCGCGATCGGGTCCGGCCTCTACATCGACCAGCACACGCACATCGAAGCCGTGCGATATCCCAGCGGCTCGGATGCGATGAGCCTGCTGGCCACCATCCTCACCGACGGCCGTCCCGGCCCCGTCCGGATCGCGCTCTGGATCCAGAATGTCGCCGCGGCGTTGCTGCGGCATCCGTTCAAAACGCTGCGGTTGTTTCAACCCTGGGGCTGGGCGCGCGAGAGCATCATCCTGCTCTGCATGCAGGCGCTGGAGGGCCACATCGATATGCGCTGGGGACGCCCGTGGTTCTGGCCCTTCACGAAGTCTCTCGTCAGCCGTGGCGACAAGGTGCCCACGTTTATCCCGCAGGCAAACCAGTTCGCCGGACATTTTGCACGTCTCACGGGCGGGACCGCGATGAGCATGTTGCCGGAGATCCTGTTCAATGTACCCGGCACCGCGCACTGTATTGGAGGGTGCGTGATCGGCGATTCGCGCCACACCGGAGTGGTCGATCATCGTCACCGGGTCTACGGCTACACGAATATGTACCTGTGCGATGGATCGGTGGTGGCCGCGAATCTTGGAGTCAATCCGAGCTTGACGATCACCGCCCTGGCCGAACGAGCGATGAGTTTCATTCCAGCAGCTACAGAGACAGCTTGGCAAGACACCGCCGAGGATTCCCGGGAACGAGCTGGCAATCCGGGCAAAACGTCATCACGCGACCTGTTGAAGAACTCAACAGTACCGAATTGGAACCGTCGAAAATTATCCTCGATGATGTCCGTGCGGCCCGTCCCAAAGCGGAACTACGATAATGGGGTCTTAGATGTCTTCATTGACGGATTCATAAGACCTTTCATAAGGCGCTCGACCAGCGGTACGGCTGAGCGTGGAGGCAGCGCATGA
- a CDS encoding acyl-CoA dehydrogenase family protein: MDDSAAAVSALPVSSDPIAESAAKPSAGLDDKSLELSLKSLRDFAKDRLPDEKLLELDARDECPLDIVRSMCGAELGIQLLFIREEFGGMGGGAFDVYRVCEEMARIDLGIATAVLATFLGSEPISVGGTAEQKKYWMTRIADEGLLFAYAATEPEAGSDLAALRTTAEPVTKDGRVIGYKINGSKQWISNGGIADAYSVLATAPGGPSWFIVEKGAPGLSHDKPENKHGIRTSNTAALSFDDVDVDVDRLVGGVEGLGLIQAQAVFGYTRLMVAAFGLGAGWAALDRAIPYAAERIQAGSPLSEKQGYTHKLIVPHVARLEASRAYIEESAERIDSGEGSLNTEGSIAKYMASEAGNLAADAAIQALGGYGYTHEYKVEKIKRDVRITTIYEGTSEIMEMTISRDRWQLHLKTRGQHYHDEARRLEALHARYPAAGADVAGLAFHALAEVMEKARLARLTRYQHILLRLGELIAFAECAGSLVRRVGLASENRLNEKANRRFDVTALAALSRTFAREAALKVAEDGLRWITGAAAISDPEMAAFEAALGLAKIHRAQAGLIADMDLIADVLFDRNTTRAGQSG; the protein is encoded by the coding sequence ATGGACGACAGCGCAGCAGCCGTCAGCGCTCTCCCCGTCTCCAGTGATCCCATCGCGGAGTCGGCAGCTAAGCCGAGCGCCGGTCTCGACGACAAAAGTCTTGAACTCAGCTTGAAATCGCTACGGGACTTCGCCAAGGACCGTCTGCCGGACGAAAAGCTACTGGAACTTGACGCGCGGGACGAGTGTCCGCTCGACATTGTCCGCAGCATGTGCGGCGCGGAACTGGGCATTCAGCTCCTCTTTATTCGTGAAGAGTTCGGCGGCATGGGTGGGGGCGCGTTCGATGTGTATCGCGTGTGCGAAGAGATGGCCCGGATCGACCTGGGCATCGCGACGGCCGTGTTGGCGACATTCCTGGGCAGCGAGCCGATCAGCGTCGGCGGCACCGCCGAGCAAAAGAAATACTGGATGACTCGCATCGCCGACGAGGGGTTGCTCTTCGCCTATGCCGCGACCGAACCGGAAGCCGGAAGCGATCTGGCGGCGCTCCGCACCACCGCGGAGCCAGTCACGAAGGACGGTCGGGTCATCGGCTACAAGATCAACGGCAGCAAACAATGGATCAGCAACGGTGGCATCGCGGATGCGTACAGCGTACTGGCGACGGCGCCCGGGGGGCCCAGCTGGTTCATCGTTGAAAAGGGCGCGCCAGGGCTGAGCCACGACAAGCCCGAGAATAAGCATGGGATCCGCACCAGCAACACCGCCGCCCTGTCCTTTGACGACGTCGATGTGGATGTCGACCGCCTCGTCGGCGGTGTGGAAGGCCTGGGGCTGATCCAGGCACAGGCGGTGTTCGGATACACGCGCTTGATGGTGGCGGCGTTTGGGCTCGGCGCCGGCTGGGCCGCGCTCGATCGAGCAATCCCTTACGCGGCGGAACGTATCCAGGCGGGGTCGCCGCTCTCGGAAAAGCAGGGATACACCCACAAGCTGATCGTGCCGCATGTGGCCCGCCTGGAGGCCAGTCGTGCCTACATCGAAGAATCGGCGGAGCGCATCGACTCCGGCGAAGGAAGCTTGAACACCGAAGGGTCGATCGCCAAGTACATGGCGTCCGAAGCCGGGAATCTGGCTGCCGACGCGGCCATCCAGGCGCTCGGCGGCTACGGCTACACGCACGAATACAAGGTGGAGAAGATCAAGCGCGACGTCCGCATCACCACGATCTACGAAGGCACTTCGGAGATCATGGAGATGACCATCAGCCGCGACCGCTGGCAGCTCCACCTGAAGACGCGCGGGCAGCATTATCACGACGAGGCGCGCCGGCTGGAAGCTCTGCACGCCCGCTATCCGGCTGCTGGTGCTGATGTCGCGGGGCTGGCTTTCCATGCCCTGGCCGAAGTGATGGAAAAGGCCCGCCTGGCTCGCCTGACACGGTATCAACACATCCTTTTGCGCCTGGGCGAGCTGATTGCTTTCGCGGAGTGCGCCGGCAGTCTCGTTCGCCGCGTCGGTCTTGCCTCGGAGAACCGGCTGAACGAAAAAGCCAACCGGCGCTTCGACGTCACGGCGCTAGCCGCCCTGAGCCGCACCTTCGCCCGCGAGGCGGCGCTGAAAGTAGCGGAAGACGGCTTGCGCTGGATCACTGGGGCCGCCGCGATCAGCGATCCCGAGATGGCAGCATTCGAAGCGGCCTTGGGACTGGCCAAGATCCATCGTGCGCAGGCAGGGCTGATCGCGGACATGGATCTGATCGCCGACGTCTTGTTCGATCGCAACACCACGCGCGCAGGACAGTCCGGATAG